One part of the Mariniblastus fucicola genome encodes these proteins:
- a CDS encoding PDZ domain-containing protein, translating to MKTQIKNLISAIVVTCVLSSAGFAQQMTVQQPAVQVEGGQAQAFVQPRVLPYVQPPMQQNQFYFGMRVVLKRDGWGRTSLRVVDVTPGSPAQRAGLEFGDEIRRVNGRGFKFANNSFDAVRMINQYVANSGIGGPAGPGAPAMAVMVSPLPSPTKVARMVVRNVRTGHDVVVNVYPTRIGGGGGGAPAAAAMSAGG from the coding sequence ATGAAGACTCAAATCAAAAACCTGATCTCGGCAATCGTTGTTACTTGTGTCCTTTCTTCAGCTGGTTTCGCCCAGCAAATGACGGTTCAACAGCCAGCCGTCCAAGTCGAGGGCGGGCAAGCTCAGGCGTTTGTTCAGCCGCGAGTTCTGCCTTACGTTCAGCCGCCGATGCAGCAGAATCAGTTCTACTTTGGGATGCGAGTGGTGCTGAAGCGAGACGGTTGGGGACGCACCTCCTTGCGAGTCGTCGACGTGACTCCAGGTAGCCCAGCTCAGCGGGCTGGACTTGAGTTTGGCGATGAAATTCGACGCGTCAACGGACGGGGATTCAAGTTCGCAAACAATAGCTTCGACGCGGTTCGCATGATCAACCAGTACGTTGCGAACTCTGGCATCGGCGGTCCGGCAGGACCAGGGGCTCCGGCGATGGCGGTCATGGTTTCTCCACTTCCGTCACCAACCAAGGTGGCTCGGATGGTGGTGAGAAACGTCCGGACCGGTCATGACGTAGTCGTAAACGTTTACCCAACTCGAATCGGCGGCGGTGGCGGCGGAGCACCTGCAGCTGCTGCGATGTCGGCTGGCGGGTAG
- a CDS encoding DUF1559 family PulG-like putative transporter — MATKKIMNSRRRLGFTLVELLVVIAIIGILIAMLLPAVQSVREAARRVECANKIRQLALAFHLHHDSHNIFPSGGWGWYWVGDANLRKGKHQPGSWAFSLLPYVEQNNLYQSIQDGDARNFSALQLDRAKEACRTPLEILFCPSRRKPGNRPRVMSSGTPNGFAYNADPTEVEARNDYVANAGDEIINWGGGPEPDLAFEGLGFSGMRNSTGISFQRSHIGFVHVTDGTSNTFLLGEKHLRVANYENGLDFGDDQNFLTGDDYDLHRWTADPPRKDSRDVDDYTSFGSAHSSGLNMSHVDGSVRHLSFDVSAEVFRLYGNRADGQVNEEL, encoded by the coding sequence TTAGGATTCACTTTGGTCGAGCTTCTCGTTGTGATCGCCATCATCGGGATTTTGATCGCGATGTTGTTGCCGGCCGTCCAGTCGGTCAGAGAAGCAGCACGTCGCGTCGAGTGTGCGAACAAGATTCGCCAGCTCGCTCTCGCGTTCCACTTGCATCACGACAGCCACAACATCTTTCCATCCGGTGGTTGGGGATGGTACTGGGTTGGTGACGCCAACTTACGAAAAGGAAAACACCAACCCGGAAGTTGGGCTTTCTCGCTGTTGCCTTACGTTGAGCAAAACAACCTCTATCAGAGCATTCAGGACGGCGACGCCAGAAATTTCTCGGCCCTGCAACTTGATCGCGCCAAAGAAGCCTGCCGCACGCCGCTGGAGATTCTGTTTTGTCCTTCCCGACGCAAACCAGGCAATCGGCCTCGCGTCATGTCCTCCGGAACTCCAAACGGTTTTGCCTACAACGCAGATCCGACCGAAGTCGAAGCTCGCAACGACTACGTTGCTAACGCGGGCGACGAAATAATCAACTGGGGCGGAGGTCCTGAGCCCGATTTGGCATTCGAAGGACTCGGGTTCAGCGGCATGCGAAACTCGACCGGGATCTCGTTCCAACGCAGCCATATTGGTTTCGTTCACGTCACCGATGGGACGTCGAACACTTTCCTGCTGGGCGAGAAGCATCTGAGAGTCGCGAACTACGAAAACGGATTGGATTTTGGCGACGACCAGAACTTCCTCACCGGCGACGACTATGACTTGCATCGCTGGACCGCCGATCCGCCTCGCAAAGACAGTCGTGACGTCGACGACTACACCTCGTTTGGAAGTGCTCATTCGTCAGGATTGAATATGTCTCATGTCGACGGCAGCGTGCGGCATCTGAGTTTTGACGTTTCTGCTGAAGTTTTCCGACTGTACGGCAATCGGGCCGACGGACAGGTCAACGAGGAACTTTAA
- a CDS encoding sulfatase family protein — MTRQSAIFAFLISLSVMVAVTCGSSNEALGPSRTLDVQKPNVVLILCDDLGIGDVQCFNPENGKIKTPFIDQLAKEGMSFTDAHSGSSVCTPTRYGLLTGRYAWRTKLQNGVAQGFEDCLIAPDRPTIGNFLGDNGYRTALLGKWHLNMKFTDPQNPGIELVGKKFKYTPPVNSTSPDGPISRGFDVFFGIHHARSMKAIIEQDTVVRHEDVISFLPTLESKAVEFINQQAESDQPFFLFLPLGSPHTPIVPTKAWQGASGLGAYADFVMQTDHVIGTVLKQLDARGFRDNTIVIFSSDNGCSRQAKIGQLAKQGHSVSAGFRGSKSDIWDGGHRVPLVIRWPGVVEDDSRCGELVGLTDIFATVADCLSLKPPAKSCEDSVSFLAAMMGEEFESKRDGIVHHAINGHFAYRTPEWKLVLARGSGGWSGPNENNSKDQPEAQLYDMRSDQDESRNVYESRPDIAARLLAMLERDVANGRTTPGPFSPNDTDEIQLWKSGRDQEE, encoded by the coding sequence ATGACCCGACAGTCAGCAATTTTTGCTTTTCTTATTTCGCTTTCCGTAATGGTCGCGGTGACGTGTGGATCGAGCAATGAGGCTTTGGGGCCTTCCAGGACACTGGACGTTCAGAAACCGAACGTCGTTCTAATTCTTTGCGATGATCTTGGCATCGGTGATGTCCAATGCTTCAATCCTGAAAACGGAAAAATCAAGACTCCTTTCATTGACCAGTTGGCGAAAGAAGGAATGTCCTTCACTGACGCCCATTCTGGATCCTCTGTCTGTACCCCGACCCGATATGGTCTGCTCACGGGACGGTACGCTTGGCGAACAAAACTTCAAAACGGAGTCGCTCAAGGTTTTGAGGACTGCCTCATTGCTCCCGATCGGCCAACGATTGGAAATTTTCTCGGAGATAACGGGTACAGGACTGCGCTGCTCGGCAAATGGCACTTGAATATGAAGTTCACGGATCCCCAGAATCCCGGGATTGAACTTGTTGGCAAGAAATTCAAATATACTCCGCCCGTCAATTCAACGTCTCCCGATGGTCCTATCTCGCGTGGGTTTGATGTCTTTTTTGGAATCCATCACGCGAGGAGCATGAAGGCAATCATTGAGCAGGATACCGTTGTGCGTCATGAGGACGTCATCAGTTTTCTGCCTACGTTGGAGTCGAAAGCGGTCGAATTTATCAACCAACAAGCAGAATCAGATCAGCCTTTTTTCCTGTTTTTACCGTTGGGCTCGCCGCACACTCCGATCGTGCCCACCAAAGCGTGGCAGGGAGCCAGTGGATTGGGTGCTTACGCCGATTTTGTGATGCAAACGGATCATGTGATCGGTACGGTGTTGAAACAGCTTGATGCACGCGGATTTAGAGACAACACGATTGTAATTTTCAGCAGCGACAACGGTTGCTCAAGACAAGCGAAAATTGGTCAACTCGCCAAACAGGGGCACTCGGTTAGTGCTGGGTTTCGCGGGTCCAAATCTGACATTTGGGATGGAGGACATCGCGTACCCTTGGTGATTCGTTGGCCTGGAGTTGTGGAAGACGACTCACGTTGCGGCGAACTGGTTGGGTTGACGGACATTTTTGCAACGGTCGCGGATTGTCTGAGCTTGAAGCCACCAGCCAAGAGTTGCGAGGACAGCGTCAGTTTTCTTGCCGCGATGATGGGAGAAGAGTTCGAATCCAAACGGGATGGAATTGTCCATCATGCCATCAATGGCCATTTCGCCTATCGGACTCCCGAATGGAAACTGGTACTGGCTCGAGGTTCGGGCGGGTGGAGTGGTCCGAATGAAAACAATTCGAAAGATCAGCCAGAGGCTCAACTCTATGATATGCGATCCGATCAGGATGAGTCACGGAACGTCTATGAATCCCGACCTGATATCGCTGCAAGACTTCTTGCCATGCTCGAAAGGGATGTGGCCAACGGTCGCACGACTCCCGGTCCTTTTTCACCCAACGATACGGATGAAATTCAACTATGGAAATCTGGCAGGGATCAGGAAGAATAG
- a CDS encoding transposase, with amino-acid sequence MTKKRRKRHTPEQIVKKLRDADAMLNSGKELAAVLQAFEISEATYQRWRNQYGGMKASEAKRLKELEDENRKLKEIVAVNSLTSRCSNIFKRETGKP; translated from the coding sequence TTGACGAAGAAGAGACGAAAACGGCATACGCCGGAGCAGATCGTGAAGAAGCTTCGGGATGCCGATGCGATGCTTAACAGCGGCAAGGAACTTGCTGCTGTTTTGCAGGCCTTTGAGATTAGCGAGGCGACTTATCAACGCTGGCGGAACCAGTACGGCGGCATGAAGGCCAGTGAGGCGAAGCGGCTGAAGGAACTTGAGGACGAAAACCGCAAGCTGAAAGAGATCGTTGCTGTTAACAGCTTGACATCAAGATGCTCAAACATCTTCAAGAGGGAAACTGGTAAGCCCTGA
- a CDS encoding aromatic ring-hydroxylating oxygenase subunit alpha: MFSSIGNLSQHWHVVATASEIGTGRSLKRKIYGQPLLIWRDESRKLHVLLDCCAHKRAPLEVKDFHQNQIVCPYHGWEYDAEGALTKVPSSPDACDKLKCSLPSFPVVESAGFVWVYLGDGTPENEIPDIEEFIGSGWGSKFKTMSFETTEELLIDNFMDPTHTALVHDGLIRSSQNSTWHEMSITTHSHGVRVDYAEQEESVGIGLRMLFGRSMKVRHADEFLMPNLVKVTYWFNGEPRFLALIACTPLEGLDAAPTRAFVQLRYRFGALNYAIKPFLGVLANKVLKQDFEITRDQFRNMQDCPEQKEHLVAADAVAARVSVFRQNAVQKLAPPDQSTQTLRLQF, from the coding sequence GTGTTTTCATCAATCGGCAACTTATCACAGCACTGGCACGTGGTCGCGACCGCGTCTGAAATTGGGACCGGTCGCTCGTTGAAGCGAAAAATCTACGGTCAACCGCTGCTGATTTGGCGGGACGAAAGCCGGAAACTTCATGTGCTTTTGGATTGCTGTGCCCACAAGCGAGCTCCGCTCGAAGTCAAAGATTTTCACCAGAATCAAATCGTCTGCCCCTATCACGGCTGGGAATATGACGCCGAAGGAGCCCTGACGAAAGTTCCCAGCTCGCCCGATGCCTGCGATAAGCTGAAATGCTCGCTCCCGTCGTTCCCTGTTGTTGAGTCCGCTGGATTTGTCTGGGTTTACCTCGGTGATGGGACGCCCGAAAACGAAATACCGGACATCGAAGAGTTTATCGGAAGCGGCTGGGGCTCGAAATTCAAAACGATGAGCTTTGAGACGACGGAAGAGCTGTTGATTGACAACTTCATGGATCCGACGCATACGGCGCTGGTGCACGACGGATTGATACGGAGCAGCCAAAATTCCACATGGCATGAGATGTCGATCACGACGCATTCGCACGGAGTCCGAGTCGACTATGCGGAACAGGAAGAATCGGTTGGCATTGGACTGAGGATGCTGTTCGGCCGGTCGATGAAAGTCCGACACGCGGACGAGTTTTTGATGCCGAATCTGGTCAAAGTCACTTACTGGTTCAACGGCGAACCACGGTTTCTGGCTCTGATTGCGTGCACACCACTGGAAGGGCTCGACGCCGCTCCAACAAGGGCTTTTGTGCAGCTGCGTTATCGATTTGGAGCCTTGAACTACGCCATCAAGCCGTTTCTCGGCGTGTTGGCCAACAAAGTGCTCAAGCAGGACTTCGAAATCACCCGCGACCAATTTCGCAACATGCAGGATTGCCCGGAGCAAAAGGAGCACCTCGTGGCTGCCGACGCGGTTGCCGCAAGAGTCTCAGTCTTTCGACAGAACGCTGTGCAGAAGCTTGCCCCGCCGGATCAGAGCACGCAAACGCTGAGATTGCAGTTCTGA
- a CDS encoding 3-oxoacyl-ACP synthase III family protein gives MSKLTHHFQISAAHFAVPPDFQTAEELAKDLDCEASWIHENVGVSNRHVCQPGDDPAKLAATAARPAIENLGTPDLLIYSSATVRQCIPDTSVFVARELGISGVPTYSVNATCLSFLVALRHAAAMISDKSYSKILIVTAELPTLSRNFSDPKSAALLGDGAAAVMVESTTRDAGAFCFRQKTWPEFAELTQIRGGGLLNHPMLSSTKDTDYLFEMSGEVLLRAAIPKLKRFLSTLLSDAELSVKDLDLIVPHQASAAGMRLLERLGLPKNRTVDILGDYGNCVSASMPMALAIAQRDGRIKPGDKILFLGTAAGLSIGATVLQW, from the coding sequence ATGTCAAAACTGACCCATCACTTCCAAATCTCGGCAGCCCATTTTGCTGTCCCGCCAGATTTTCAAACGGCGGAAGAACTGGCAAAGGATCTCGATTGCGAAGCGTCATGGATTCACGAAAACGTCGGCGTTTCCAATCGTCACGTCTGCCAACCAGGCGACGATCCGGCAAAGCTTGCCGCCACCGCGGCTCGGCCGGCTATTGAGAACCTCGGAACGCCGGATTTATTGATTTACTCGAGCGCGACCGTTCGGCAATGCATTCCAGACACCTCAGTCTTTGTCGCTCGCGAACTCGGCATCAGCGGCGTGCCGACTTACAGCGTCAACGCGACCTGCCTGTCGTTTCTGGTTGCTCTTCGACACGCCGCGGCGATGATCTCGGATAAAAGCTACAGCAAAATCCTGATCGTCACCGCGGAACTGCCAACTCTCAGCAGAAATTTCTCCGATCCAAAATCTGCGGCACTGCTCGGTGACGGAGCTGCCGCGGTAATGGTCGAATCGACGACTCGCGACGCCGGAGCATTTTGCTTTCGCCAAAAAACATGGCCAGAATTTGCAGAGCTGACTCAAATCCGCGGCGGTGGACTGCTGAATCACCCGATGCTGTCCTCGACCAAAGACACGGACTACCTCTTTGAAATGAGCGGTGAAGTTTTGTTGCGGGCCGCGATCCCGAAACTAAAACGGTTTCTGTCCACGCTGTTGTCCGACGCAGAACTTTCGGTGAAAGATCTCGATCTGATCGTGCCACATCAGGCCTCCGCCGCCGGAATGAGGTTGCTGGAACGGCTTGGACTTCCGAAAAATCGAACCGTCGACATCCTCGGCGACTACGGAAACTGTGTCTCAGCTTCGATGCCGATGGCTTTGGCGATTGCCCAGCGGGACGGAAGAATCAAGCCGGGTGACAAAATCCTTTTCCTGGGAACGGCTGCTGGATTGTCGATCGGAGCGACCGTTCTTCAATGGTAG
- a CDS encoding IS3 family transposase, translating to MNELQSTFAVSQRRACRAVDQPRQTQRYQAKVRDDEPALVEDILKLVGEYPRYGYRLICGKLRQLGWTINPKRVYRIWKQEGLKVPVKKRKKRRLGNKNNSAQRHAAEHINHVWSWDFIFDRTASGKQLKWLVIIDEFTRENLCLEIGYGFKSEDVIDCLVALSAERGRPGAIRNPSLSPTDHW from the coding sequence GTGAACGAATTGCAAAGCACGTTCGCCGTTTCTCAGCGCAGGGCCTGTCGAGCGGTCGACCAACCGCGGCAAACGCAACGCTACCAAGCGAAAGTTCGCGACGACGAACCAGCCTTGGTGGAAGACATCCTGAAACTCGTAGGTGAGTACCCTCGCTACGGATACCGTTTGATCTGTGGCAAGCTTCGTCAGCTTGGCTGGACGATCAATCCGAAACGAGTGTATCGAATCTGGAAACAGGAAGGACTGAAAGTACCCGTGAAAAAGCGAAAGAAACGCCGCCTCGGCAACAAAAACAATTCGGCCCAACGGCATGCAGCGGAACACATCAATCACGTCTGGAGCTGGGATTTCATCTTCGACCGCACCGCTTCGGGTAAGCAACTCAAATGGCTGGTGATTATCGACGAGTTCACCCGCGAGAATCTTTGTCTGGAAATAGGCTACGGCTTCAAAAGTGAAGATGTGATTGACTGCCTCGTCGCGCTCTCCGCTGAGCGTGGCAGACCCGGGGCCATCCGAAATCCGTCCCTATCTCCCACTGATCACTGGTAA
- a CDS encoding NAD-dependent epimerase/dehydratase family protein: MVVGEQLLTLAHESLGQTPKRILVTGATGFVGSRVAQVLVEAGHDVTITGRSKYRIRSGGKWRKADLTSKEEVFEICEGQQIVIHSGALTSPWGSLETHRRVNVAGTQNVLDACRKFDVDRLVHVSSTAIFFQFRDRDRVTDRTEFPREFCCPYAQSKAESEKLVSDAMAAGLNAYIVRARAVFGPGDNALLPRLIAASKAGRLRQIGNGENLCDLTYIDNLVAGLILAARPTAPNGVCTITNEDPVRLWDVLKNVLLETTGKFPTKKVPYWLALRAAHWAELKHRVLRTPGEPPITRYGVGLLAKQQTFVSEAAKRDLRYQPLVPLKEGIRRTVSDLRRRHESPDANQASVEVSFFSTGYVEFKRNIAERGASGDLTRFHATVALIKHPIHGLTLFDTGYSKDFFEATARMPYRLYRMATKVVTHEQWSIENWLKRAGIEPDDIRRIIISHFHADHIGALRRFPNAELIASQKAWQFAKIRKGFGAVKRGILPDLIPPDCDQRLHTINEMHDPGLGPIAKCKDLFNDGSVRLFDLDGHADGQMGALLNLDGSQCFLLADTFWSRTEIQARRAPTFAYRMIADNYKAALASRKSIFEIHETDPEIEFVCAHCPEFAREQRFDALLEQVRE, encoded by the coding sequence ATGGTAGTCGGCGAACAGTTGTTAACGTTGGCCCATGAGAGCCTTGGGCAGACCCCGAAGCGAATTTTGGTCACCGGAGCGACGGGTTTTGTCGGATCGCGAGTCGCCCAAGTGCTTGTCGAGGCCGGACATGACGTCACGATCACCGGTCGCAGCAAGTATCGGATCAGAAGCGGCGGAAAATGGCGGAAAGCCGACCTGACGTCGAAAGAGGAAGTCTTCGAAATTTGCGAAGGCCAGCAAATCGTCATCCACAGCGGAGCCTTGACGTCGCCTTGGGGCTCGCTGGAAACGCATCGCCGTGTAAACGTCGCGGGAACGCAAAACGTGCTGGACGCGTGTCGCAAGTTCGACGTTGATCGATTGGTGCACGTCTCGTCGACCGCGATCTTTTTTCAGTTTCGCGACCGGGATCGCGTGACCGATCGGACGGAATTTCCGCGAGAATTTTGCTGTCCTTACGCACAATCCAAAGCGGAATCCGAAAAATTGGTGTCAGACGCGATGGCGGCAGGGCTGAATGCCTATATTGTCCGCGCCAGAGCTGTTTTTGGACCCGGCGACAACGCGTTGCTGCCCCGTCTGATCGCGGCGTCGAAAGCCGGGCGACTTCGGCAGATCGGAAACGGCGAAAACCTTTGCGATCTGACCTACATCGACAACCTTGTCGCCGGGCTGATCCTCGCGGCGCGACCGACTGCTCCCAACGGAGTCTGCACGATCACCAACGAAGATCCGGTTCGACTTTGGGACGTCCTGAAAAATGTTCTGCTGGAGACAACCGGAAAATTTCCGACGAAGAAAGTCCCATATTGGTTGGCGTTGCGGGCCGCCCATTGGGCTGAGTTAAAGCACAGAGTTCTGCGGACGCCAGGAGAACCGCCGATCACGAGATACGGAGTCGGTTTGCTGGCCAAACAGCAGACTTTCGTTTCCGAAGCCGCAAAACGCGACCTCAGATATCAGCCGCTGGTTCCGCTCAAAGAAGGAATCCGCCGGACCGTCTCGGATTTGCGACGGCGCCACGAAAGCCCGGACGCGAATCAAGCCTCGGTTGAGGTCAGCTTTTTTTCAACGGGCTATGTCGAATTCAAACGCAACATCGCAGAACGCGGCGCGAGCGGGGATCTAACGCGGTTTCATGCAACCGTGGCGTTAATCAAACATCCGATTCACGGGCTGACGCTGTTTGATACCGGCTACAGCAAGGATTTTTTCGAGGCGACGGCCCGGATGCCGTATCGGCTTTATCGCATGGCGACCAAAGTCGTGACTCACGAGCAGTGGTCGATCGAAAACTGGCTGAAGAGGGCCGGAATCGAGCCCGATGACATCCGTCGAATCATCATCTCTCATTTCCACGCCGATCATATCGGGGCGTTGAGGCGATTTCCCAACGCCGAGCTAATCGCATCGCAGAAAGCCTGGCAGTTCGCGAAAATTCGCAAAGGTTTCGGAGCGGTCAAACGCGGCATCCTGCCAGATCTCATTCCGCCGGATTGCGATCAACGGCTGCATACGATCAACGAAATGCATGATCCTGGCTTGGGTCCGATTGCGAAATGCAAAGACCTGTTTAACGACGGCAGCGTGCGGCTGTTCGATCTCGACGGGCACGCCGACGGACAAATGGGGGCTCTGTTGAATCTGGATGGCTCCCAATGTTTCCTGTTGGCTGACACGTTTTGGTCGCGAACGGAAATCCAGGCCCGACGTGCGCCGACGTTTGCGTATCGGATGATTGCCGACAACTACAAAGCAGCATTGGCTTCGCGAAAATCGATCTTTGAGATCCATGAGACAGACCCCGAAATCGAATTTGTGTGTGCTCACTGTCCCGAGTTCGCTCGCGAGCAGCGTTTCGATGCCTTGCTGGAGCAGGTTCGCGAGTGA
- a CDS encoding DUF3419 family protein, protein MTRQFFNQINYSSSNEDSEAELRVLSLSSADRVVCITGSGARTLDLLTAAPKKIVSVDFNPTQNHLLALKLAAYKTLDYADFLGFLGVRKSNQRLGLLPELLPLLPNDSEIWWRKHVKTIERGVLYCGTWEKLLRYMSKTTFLRQRKIDGLWNAKDLESQKEFWLQHWSGPFLKRFLRLLSNRFLWTRVIREPGAKLIPKDFDVGGYLSSCIEKMAFHSLIRENPYANLLFRGRYTGQCVLPLHLREENFEQLKRFADRVEIVSMPIDEFLNRSLEKFDAFSLSDFSSYAPPETYARIWESVLRSAAPKARFCERFFLVKLDQQESFGAFHRRIRSNKRLEEELAEIDHTCLYSFRAGFISED, encoded by the coding sequence ATGACCCGCCAATTTTTTAATCAAATCAACTACTCTTCCAGCAACGAAGACAGCGAAGCCGAGTTGCGGGTGCTCAGTTTGTCGAGCGCGGATCGCGTGGTTTGTATCACCGGAAGTGGGGCTCGCACGCTGGATCTTTTGACGGCGGCTCCGAAAAAGATCGTCAGCGTTGATTTCAATCCGACTCAAAATCACCTGTTGGCCCTCAAACTGGCGGCCTACAAAACGCTGGACTATGCGGATTTCCTGGGCTTCCTTGGAGTCCGCAAATCGAATCAGCGGCTTGGACTACTACCAGAATTGCTGCCGCTGCTTCCGAATGACAGCGAAATCTGGTGGCGAAAGCACGTTAAAACGATCGAGCGTGGTGTGCTTTATTGCGGGACCTGGGAAAAGTTGCTGCGATACATGTCGAAGACCACTTTTCTGCGGCAACGAAAAATCGACGGGCTGTGGAACGCAAAAGATTTGGAATCGCAGAAAGAATTTTGGCTTCAACATTGGTCGGGCCCCTTCCTGAAGCGATTCCTTCGTTTGTTGTCCAATCGTTTTCTGTGGACCAGAGTCATCCGCGAGCCCGGAGCCAAATTGATTCCCAAAGATTTCGATGTCGGCGGCTATTTGAGTTCCTGCATTGAGAAAATGGCTTTCCATTCTCTGATTCGCGAAAATCCTTATGCCAATTTGCTGTTCCGCGGGCGATACACGGGCCAGTGCGTTCTGCCGCTGCACTTGCGAGAAGAAAATTTTGAGCAGCTCAAGCGATTTGCCGACCGAGTCGAAATCGTTTCGATGCCGATCGACGAATTTTTGAACCGATCGTTGGAAAAATTTGATGCGTTCTCGTTGTCGGATTTCTCGTCGTATGCTCCGCCAGAAACCTACGCGCGAATCTGGGAGTCCGTGCTTCGATCAGCGGCGCCCAAAGCCAGATTCTGCGAAAGATTCTTTCTGGTGAAATTGGATCAGCAGGAAAGCTTCGGAGCCTTCCATCGCAGAATTCGCAGCAACAAACGGTTGGAAGAGGAACTTGCCGAGATCGACCACACATGCCTGTACTCATTTCGCGCCGGATTTATTTCCGAGGATTGA